A region from the Motacilla alba alba isolate MOTALB_02 chromosome 10, Motacilla_alba_V1.0_pri, whole genome shotgun sequence genome encodes:
- the C10H15orf40 gene encoding UPF0235 protein C15orf40 homolog has product MQLCAPSVSALLSQGTALFRDRHEARPGRPAAAAAGTGRGRAGGAAEGTGPARPGAAAAGTGRGSAGAAAEGTGRGSAGAAAEGTGRGRAGGAAAGTGRGRAGAAAEGTGRGCAGGAAAGTGRGSAGAAAAGTGRGRAGAAAEGTGRGCAGGAAAGTGRGCAGGAAEGTGPARPGRAERAGAWGGPGAVAGRAAPAMPSLAGFLRVRAAPVRSGGAMPGKGKAAAKGPAEPGAAAGPVVAAGGGSVRVAVRAKPGARCSAVTDVTAEAVGVAIAAPPSEGEANAELCRYLAKVLEVKKSDVILEKGGKSRDKVVKISVSATPDEVLEKLKKEASS; this is encoded by the exons ATGCAGCTGTGTGCACCCTCCGTCAGCGCTCTCCTGTCCCAGGGCACGGCGCTGTTCCGAGACAGGCATGAGGCTCGGCCGGGCCGGCCGGCAGCAGCCGCTGCGGGCACAGGGCGAGGCCGTGCCGGAGGAGCGGCGGAGGGCACAGGGCCGGCCCGGCCGGGAGCAGCCGCTGCGGGCACAGGGCGAGGCAGTGCCGGAGCAGCGGCTGAGGGCACAGGGCGAGGCAGTGCCGGAGCAGCCGCTGAGGGCACAGGGCGAGGCCGTGCCGGAGGAGCCGCTGCGGGCACAGGGCGAGGCCGTGCCGGAGCAGCGGCTGAGGGCACAGGGCGAGGCTGTGCCGGAGGAGCCGCTGCGGGCACAGGGCGAGGCAGTGCCGGAGCAGCCGCTGCGGGCACAGGGCGAGGCCGTGCCGGAGCAGCGGCTGAGGGCACAGGGCGAGGCTGTGCCGGAGGAGCCGCTGCGGGCACAGGGCGAGGCTGTGCCGGAGGAGCGGCGGAGGGCACAGggccggcccggccgggccgtGCGGAACGCGCAGGCGCCTggggcgggcccggcgcggTTGCCGGAAGGGCCGCCCCGGCCATGCCGAGCCTCGCTGGGTTCCTGCGAGTGCGGGCGGCGCCGGTGCGGAGCGGCGGGGCCATGCCCGGGAAG GGAAAAGCAGCCGCCAAGGGCCCCGCGGAGCCGGGCGCCGCCGCGGGACCGGTGgtggcggcgggcggcggctccgTGAGGGTGGCGGTGCGCGCCAAGCCCGGCGCCCGCTGCAGCGCCGTCACAG ATGTGACAGCTGAGGCAGTAGGTGTAGCTATTGCTGCACCTCCGTCGGAAGGGGAGGCAAATGCAGAGCTGTGTCGCTACCTCGCCAAGGTGCTTGAAGTGAAGAAGAGTGATGTTATTTTAGAGAAG GGTGGTAAATCACGTGACAAAGTGGTGAAGATTTCGGTATCAGCGACACCAGATGAGGTtttagaaaaactgaaaaaagaagcTTCCAGCTGA